The Nocardia vinacea genome contains the following window.
GCGCGCAATCAGCCGGCACCGGAGGGCTGGAAGTGGGTCGACTATCCTGGCCACGAGCGCTACATCTCGGTGCTGGAACGCGTGGACGGTCTGATCTCGACGGTGAACGGCCGCGTCGCGGATGCGAAAAATGTGACAGCGACATCGATTTCGGAGACCGATACCACCAGCCGGGTGCGGGTGTCCTCGGCCGGCGGCGGCAAGGTGGTATTCGCGCGCCTCGGCTGGCCGGGTTACCGGGTGACGCTGGACGGTAAGCAGATCCCGATCACCACGGTGGCGAAGTCGTTTGTCGCTGTCGACATACCCGCCGGCACACAGAACGCCGAACTGGTGCTGACCTGGCGGCCGCCGGGCTGGAAGATCGGAATCGGCACCACAGCATTCGGCATCGCCGCCATCGGGGTGCTGCAGTGGCTGTGGGTGCGATCGCGGCGTCGGGATCCGCAGCCGCCGGCGGCGGATCATCCGAGCCCCGGTGAGCCGGATCGTGAACTGGCGGACGTGGTCTCGTAGCGGTCGATCCGTGCAGGCCCGATCGGAGGTGTCCCTCGACGAGTGCGCCCTGTAGGGTCTGGAACTCGTGGTGGAAAGCAGCGCCCCCGCCCGGCGGGACGTGTACAAGTGGGGATTCATAACCGCGCTCGGTGTGATCGCCGGATATGTTGCCGTCCTGCTGGCCAATGCCAGGCACTTCTACACCGATGACAGCGAGTCGCAGTACGGCCCGCTGTGGGTGATGCTCGGCCGGTCCCTGCGCGACGGCCAGTTCCCGGTGCTGGTCCCCGAGCACTGGATGGCGGGCAACTACGCCATCGAGGAGGCGGGCCTGCTGAATCCGCCGCAACTGCTGATCGATCTGATCGCGCCCTCGGTCGACAACATCGCGCTCTACACCACCGTGATCAAGCTGATCTTCGCGATCGTCCTGGGGACCGGTGTGTACCGCATCTGCCTGGAGTACGGTGCGCGGCTGCCGTGGGCCGCCGTTGCGGGTGTGTCGATTCCGTTCACCGGTTGGCTGCTGTTCTTCGACGAGGCCAGTTGGTACACCGCCTTCACCGGTACCGCGTGGCTGGTGCACGCGTGGGCGTCCGGCGTGCGCTACGCACGGGGACGTGGCGGGCCGATCCCCACCTTCGTTTTCCTGTACCTGGCCATCTCGGTGCAATACATTTTCCCCGCGGTCGAGGCCGGGCTGATGATCGGCGCGGTGGCCGTGGGGGAGATTGTCTACCAACGCAAATGGCAGCCGTCGCTGCGACTGCTCGCGGTCGCGGGCTGTGCCGCGGTGGCAGGGCTGGCCACCTATCTGCCGAGCATGCTGTCGGCGAAGGTGACGTGGCGCGGCACGGCTCAGATCAATAACGACCAGTTCCTGACCGTGCCATGGTCGGAATCGCTCAATGCCAGCCTGCCCAGCTCGTTGCCCGCGTACAACTCCTGGTGGGGTTATGTGCAGCCGATGCCGGTGGTCTATATCGCCTGGTTCCTGATTCCGGCGCTGGCCTTCATCGACTGGCGCAAAGCGCGTGCATCGTGGCGGGAGTTCAGCGCGATCGCGCTCGTCGCGTTGATGGCGCTGATGTGGACGGCGGGGCCCGGCACCATCGGCCCGCTGCGCTGGCCCGCGCGGGTGTTGCCGATGCTTGCCCTCGGACTGTTGGTGCTGGTGTGCGTGCTGCTCGGCCGCTTCGCCACCTTCGAGAATTGGCGTGGCCGCGGTATCGCAGCGGGCGTGCTGATCGGGCTGCTGTGGGTGCGGTCGTTCTCGGCGGCGCCGCGCGAGGTCGTCTGGCATGTGGTGGCGGCGGTCGGAATCGCCGTGCTCGGCGCGGCCGTCGTGTGGCTCGGGATGAAGAAAAGCATGGCCGCGGCTTGCGCGTTGACCATCGTTTCGGTGTTCCCGATCGCGTTCCTGCAGGTGCATGCGGCACAGCCGACGCCGATGAGCTGGAACCTGCCCGAGCAGCGGTCGCAGATGAAGGCCGCGTTTCCCGAATTTCGGGGCACCACCCTGCAATTGGCCGATCGCGGGCTGATCCGGCCGGAGGATCGTTCGCTGCGGGGCGCGTACGGATCGCTGGTCTTCGGCAATTACGCCAAGGATCTGGAGAAGACCTACGTCAGCGGCTATACGCCCAACGGCCACTTCTGGTTCGGTGAAATGCTGTGCATGCGCTGGGACACCAGCGTCTGCCCCGACGCCTTCCGGCGGGCCTTCGCAACGGAGCCCACGACCGGTATGACGATCGTCGACCTGATGAAGGTGGATCGGGTAGTGCTGCAGAAGGCGCTGTATCCGGACGCGCGCAATCAACCCGCACCATCTGGCTGGCAGTGGGTCGACTACCCGGGCCACGAGCAGTACATCGCGGTGCTCGAGCGAGTGGGCGGGCTGCTGTCCGCGCAGAACGGCCGGGTGTCGGCGGTCTCCGGCGGCACCGCGACGTCGGTGTCGGAATCGGAGATGACCAGCCGGGTTCGCGTGAGTTCGGATAATGGTGGCCGCGTCGTCTTCGCGCGGCTGGGCTGGCCGGGCTATCAGGTCGAGCTGAACGGCCGGGCGATCCCCTTCGACGTGGTCGCGAAGACGTTCGTCGCCGTGGATATTCCGGCCGGTACCAAGAACGGCGATCTGGAGCTGACCTGGCGGCCGCCGGGGTGGAAGATCGGTGGGGTCGCGATACTGCTGGGGCTGTTCGGAATCGGCGCATTGCAATGGATGTTCGTGCGCGGGCGCGAGCGTGACGAGGACGACGCGCAGCGGACCGAACCACCGGTGACCGCGACCGTTTCGGAACCCGATCTGGCGGGAGTATCTCGTTGACAGCTGACCAGCAGGCCGAATTCACGGCGGATCATGCGGGTGCGACCGGTGCCGAGGATCCGGGTCTGCTGCTGCGGCTGGTGCGTCGGCAGGAGATCGCCTTCGCGATGGTCGGTGCGTTCAATACCGCGCTGGGGATGGTGCTGACGCTGCTGTGGCTGTCGGTACTCGGCGAGCGGGTGCCGCCCGCGGTCGCGGTGGTCGCCGCCTATGCCGTCAGCATCGTCATCGCGTTCGTACTGCATCGCACGCTGGTCTTCCGGGTGCGCGGACATATGCTGCGCGATTTCGTTCGCTTCGTGGCGGTCAATTCCGGTGGGCTGCTGATGAATATCGCTCTGCTGTCGCTGGCCGTCTCGGTGCTGCATCTGCCGAGTAGGCCGGCCGCGGTGGTGGTGATGGGTCTGGTCGCCATCGCGAGCTTCTTCGGGCATCGCTACATCTCGTTCCGCCGGGCGCCCGTGCCCGAGCCACCATCGGCCGGTTCGGGTGCGGAACGGTTCTAGGCGCCGGGTAAGTTATCGATCATGCCGGAGGAAACCGCGTTGGACGCCACCCTGTTGAGCCTGCTCGCCTGCCCGCAGGACAAGGGTCCGCTGCTGTTGGTCCGCGACGACAAGGGCGCCACCGCGCTCTACAACCCGCGCCTGCGCCGCGCCTACCCGATCGAGAACGGCATTCCGGTGCTGCTGATCGATGAGGCCCGCGATGTCACCGACGCCGAGCACGCCGCGTTCACCAGCCAGCACGCCGACGCCTGAGCAGCCATTCGCTCGGTGGCGCACGATAGCGTGCGCCACCGCGAATTAAGGTGCGGGAGTATCGATTTCACCGGTGAGATAGCGCTGCAACGTGGGGGCGACGGCTGCGACCAGTTCGGCACCCGGCATCGAGGCCACCGGTTCTATCTCCAGGATCTTGCGCGCGACCAGCACGCCGATCATCTGCGTACCCACCAGCGCGACCCGGGCGCGGCCGTCGTCCTCGGGCTTCGCGATCCGCATCCGTACCCGTTCCAGGACGACATCCAGGACAAATGTCCTGGCCAGCGCGGTATCGCCGCCCGCGAGAATGCTGCGCACCGCCGCGACGACCCCGGGACCAGCGGGGGAGTCCCACACCGCGAGCACCGAGCCGAGAATGGTTTCGCCGAGTCGATCCAGCGGCGCGGCCTCGATCCGGCGCAGTGTGGCCTCCGGATCGATCGGCAACTCGACCACCGCGGCGAACAGTTGCTGTTTGGTCCCGAAATAGTGGTGGACCAGCGCGGGATCGACCCCGGCATCGCCGGCGACGGCGCGAATCGAGGTCTTGTCGAAACCGATCTCGGCGAAGCGGGCGCGAGCGGCCGCGAGGATTTCCTCGCGGGCGCCCGACCGACCCGGCCGGCGACCGGAGCGGGTGCCCCGGTCGCCGTTGGCCGTCGGGTCCTGTGCGATCGGGTTCTCGGCCGTCACGCGGTCCGCCGTCGTAGCGTGGCAGCGCCCAGGCAGAGCGCGACGATCGCGAATCCGGCAACGACCGCCAGGTCACGCAGCATCTGACCGGTGACGTCCGAATGCGTCGAAACCTGTTGCAGCGCATCGACCGCATAGCTCAACGGCATCACGTTGCTGATCGCCTCCAACCAGCCGGGCAACTGTCCACGCGGAACAAGTAAGCCACACAGGAAGATCTGCGGCGCGACCACCACCGGCATGAACTGCACGGCCTGGAATTCGGTGCGCGCGAAGGCACTTGCCAATAGCCCGAGCGCGACGCCGCAGACCGCGTCGATCATCGCGATAACCACCACCCAGGCCGGACTGCCCGCCGAGTCCAGGCCGAGCAGCCCGAAGGAAACCAGACAGGCCACCGCCGCCTGCGCCGCCGCGGCCACCGAGAAAGCCGTGCCATATCCGGCGAGCAGATCGAGTTTCGACAGCGGCGTGGTCAGCAGCCGCTCCAAGGTGCCTGAGGTGCGTTCGCGCTGCATGGCGATCGCGGTGATCAGGAACATCACGATGAACGGCAGGATGCCGAGCATGCTGATGCCGACGCGATCGAAGATCGGCACCGGGTTGAGCGGGTTGGGCGGGGTGTCCTTGTAGATGAAGTAGAGCAGCGCCATCAGGACCGCGGGAACCACGAGAATCATCGCGACAGTGCGGTGGTCGTTGCGTAGCTGACGCAGGATGCGTCCGGTCGTCGCGACGTAGGGACGCAGCGTCGGTGTCCGGTGGCGGGGTACGAGGGTGGTGGTCATGCCGCACGTCCCATCGTGATCAGGGTGAGGAAGGCTTGTTCGAGGTTCTGCTCACCGGTTTCGGTGCGCAGTTCGTCCGGGCTCAGCTCGGCGAGCAGGTCGCCCTCGCGCATCAGCAGCAGTTTGTCGCAGTGCTCGGCCTCGTCCATCACATGGCTGGAGACCAGCAGTGTCGTTCCGTTCGCGGCCAATTCGTGGAACTGCTTCCACAGGTCGACGCGCAGTACCGGATCCAGGCCGACCGTAGGTTCGTCCAGGATCAGCACCTCCGGCTGCGCGACCAAGGCGCAGGCCAGGGAGGCCCGGGTCTCCTGGCCGCCGGAAAGTTCGTCGCCGCGCTGGTGGGCGTGATCCAGCAGGCCGACCGCGCCGATGGCCTCGTCGATGTCGTCGCGGTCGCGGCCGTAGAGCGCGGCGAAGTAGGCGACGTTCTCACGCACGCTGATATCGCGGTAGATGCTCGGTGCCTGGGTCACATAACCGATCCGATGCCGCAATTCCGCCGAGCCCGCGGGCAATCCGAGTGCGGAGATCTCGCCGGACGCCACGATCTGGGTGCCGACGATGCTGCGCATGAGTGTGGTCTTGCCGCATCCCGACGGACCGAGCAGTCCGGTGATGGAACCACGCGGGATGGTCAGCGAGATGTTGTGTAGGACTTCGCGGCCGCCGCGGCGCACGGTGAGGTTGCGAACCTCGACGGCATGGGATGAGTGCAGGTCCGTCATGGGACGCCTCAATTCATCGGGTGTTGAATTCACTGTGTGATGAATTTAGCGCGCACGGGACTTCTGGGCAAGACCAGTCAGTGGTGATGTGCCGGTGCTCCGCCCGACTGACCCGGCTCGACGACGACAAACTGGCCCATCATGCCCTGGTCCTCATGCCAGAGCAGGTGGCAGTGATACATGTACGGCGAGTTCGGATCGGCGGGTCCGTCGAACCGCATGGCGAGCTTCGCGGTGCCATTCGGCGGCAGGAAGATGGTGTCCTTCGGTCCGGTCAGCGCGTCGGGCGGCGGTGCGCCGTTCAGTTCGAGGACGCGGAACTGTACATCGTGAATGTGGAAGTTGTGCGGCATGCCGTCGTTGTTGTGCACCACCCAGGTTTCGGCGGTGCCCCGGGTGACCGTCAGATCGATCCGATCCATTGCCATCGGACTGCCGTTGATGCCACTCAGATTCAGTTCGAAGCTGCGCTCGCGCACCGAATCGGAGCCATCCGGCGTGGACGAATGCGCCAGTGCCGCAGGCAATTCCGGCGAAGACCGCAATGTCGATGCAGCACGCAGTTCGAGGATGTCGAAGCTGTCGTCACCGCCCGCGAATCGCTGCGTCCAGAAGTTCAGTCCCGCATCGAGTTTCGTGCTGCGCAGCACGGTCCGTTCACCGGGCCGCACGCGAACCACGATTTCGGCGCGTTCGCCCGGTGACAGCCGCACCCGATCGAGCGCGACAGGACGTTCCAAGTGTCCGCCGTCGGTGCCGACCAGCGAGAAGCGGCGGTCGTCGGCGAAGCCGAAGGTGTAGACCCGCGCTGTCGAAGCGTTGAGCAGTCGCAATCGCACGAGTTCATCGCCGACATTCCGATACGGCGTGAGGGTTCCGTTCACCATGGTCCGGTCGCCGAGGAACCCGACGTCGCGGAACATGCCGTGTGACGAATCGAGCTGATTGCCACGGAATTTCACGTCCTGGACGATGACCGGCAGATCGTCGACGCCATAATTCTTCGGTAGCGAAAGTCCATCGGACACTTCGTCGTCGAGTAGGAACAGCCCCGCAAGCCCACGCTGGACGTGCTGTTCGGTCGCGCCGTGCGGATGCGGGTGGTACCAGAGCGTGGCGGCGGGCTGGTCCACGGTCCAATGCGGTGTCCACGTGCCGCCGGCCTGGACCATCTGGTGTGGCCCACCGTCCATCGCCGCGGGCAGATGCATTCCGTGCCAGTGCACGGTCGATTGCTCCGAAAGATTGTTCCGGACTTCGACTTCCACCTTTTCGCCGCGCCTCGCCCGCAGCGTCGGACCGAGATAGTCCCCGTTGAACCCCCACGTCTCGGTCGCCAGCCCTGCTCGGAATTCCCTTTGCCCCGACCGCATTTCGAGTTCGAAGACACGCGTGCCATCCGCTCGCACCCGGGACTGCGCCAGTGGCGGAATCGCGAGCTCATTGCTGAATTCGCCGCTGCCGATGGTAGATACGGACGCACTGCTGTAAACCCACGTGACGCAGCCGCCAACCGATAGCGGCACAACCACCGCGACCGCCGTGACGATCAAGAGCAACCGCCGCAACCACCGCGGCCGGGAAACCGAAGACATGCCGCTGACGGTATGGATCACCGGCCCCCGACCACATCCGGGAGCGTCCCCATTTCACCCCTGATCCGATGTATGTCCCACGTCACACCGCATGGCTGTCACGTCCGGCGGCGGTGCTTTGTCCGATGTTCGTCACCAACCAACAAACCTGCCCCGGTGACACCGACCATGGGAGCAAGCCATGACAACGCATCGGATCGTCGTACTCGGCGCGGGCTACACCGGCATGCTGGCCGCTGTCCGGCTGGCCCGGCGGACCCGCAAACTCGACGTCGAGATCACCATCGTCAACCCGTCCGCCCGCTTCACCGAGCGGCTCCGCATGCACCAGGTCGCCGCGGGTCAGGAGTTGGCCGATAACCGGATCCCGGAGATCCTGGCGGGTTCGGGCGTCGAATTCGTCCAGGGCTGGGCGACTTCCATTGATCCCGCCGCGCAGCGGGTCTACGTCGACGGCACCGGCACACTGCACTACGACGAGCTGATCTACGCGCTCGGCAGCAGCACCGACACCAGCATCGTGCCCGGCGCCGCCGATCATGGCTGGACCCTGAACGATCCGCGCACCGCGCACCGTTTCTCCGAACACCTCGCGGTGGTCGCGGCCGATGCCGGCACCGTCGCGGTCTGCGGCGGCGGTCTGACCGGCATCGAGGCGGCGGCCGAAATCGCCGAGAGCTACCCGAACCTGCGCGTCACGCTGATCAGCAGCACCGAACCGGGCGCGATGATGGGCGATAAGGCCCGCGCCTACCTGAACAGTGCGCTCGATCGGCTCGGTGTCGCCCGCAAGGTCGGCCAGGCGGTCACCAAGGTTCTTCCGGATGCGGTCGAACTTGCCGACGGCGAACTGGTTTCGGCCGATCTGACCCTGTGGACCACCGGCGTCCGCGTCTCGCCACTTGCCGCCCAGTCCGGCATCGAAACCGACGCGCGCGGGCTGATCGTGGTTGATCCGACCCTGCGGTCGGTTTCGCACCCGAACATCCACGCCATCGGCGACGCCGCCGCGGTGCGCCAGGCCTGGGGGCAGATCCACGGCACCTGCCAGTCCGGTCTGCCGACCGCCGCCTACGCCGCCGACTCCATCGCGCGGCAGCTGAAGAGCAAGACCGTCAAGCCGTTCCGGTTCGGGTACTTCCATCAGCCGGTCAGCTTGGGACGCAAGGATGCCATCATCCAGTTCACCAAGGCCGACGACACCCCTGGCCGCTTCTACCTGACCGGACGCGCGGCCGTCTTGTACAAGGAAGGCGTGAGCAGCAGCCCGGTGCCGAGCTTCCAGCTGAGCAAGAAAATGACGGTTTCGGTCCAGCTGTCCAAGGGCGGCAAGGCCACGCGTCGGACCGCATGAAACCGGCCCGGATCGGCCGTCCGCCAACCCAGGCGGGCGGTTTCCGCGTTCGTCCGGACAGTTGGATTGCCAGATCCGGACATGCACTAGGAACATGGTCCAGATGGTCGACGCTACGCCCGCGCAGGATCCCTTCATCGAACACCGGCGGCTGCTCTTTTC
Protein-coding sequences here:
- a CDS encoding Trm112 family protein, with protein sequence MPEETALDATLLSLLACPQDKGPLLLVRDDKGATALYNPRLRRAYPIENGIPVLLIDEARDVTDAEHAAFTSQHADA
- a CDS encoding TetR family transcriptional regulator, with protein sequence MTAENPIAQDPTANGDRGTRSGRRPGRSGAREEILAAARARFAEIGFDKTSIRAVAGDAGVDPALVHHYFGTKQQLFAAVVELPIDPEATLRRIEAAPLDRLGETILGSVLAVWDSPAGPGVVAAVRSILAGGDTALARTFVLDVVLERVRMRIAKPEDDGRARVALVGTQMIGVLVARKILEIEPVASMPGAELVAAVAPTLQRYLTGEIDTPAP
- a CDS encoding GtrA family protein, producing MTADQQAEFTADHAGATGAEDPGLLLRLVRRQEIAFAMVGAFNTALGMVLTLLWLSVLGERVPPAVAVVAAYAVSIVIAFVLHRTLVFRVRGHMLRDFVRFVAVNSGGLLMNIALLSLAVSVLHLPSRPAAVVVMGLVAIASFFGHRYISFRRAPVPEPPSAGSGAERF
- a CDS encoding multicopper oxidase family protein, which gives rise to MSSVSRPRWLRRLLLIVTAVAVVVPLSVGGCVTWVYSSASVSTIGSGEFSNELAIPPLAQSRVRADGTRVFELEMRSGQREFRAGLATETWGFNGDYLGPTLRARRGEKVEVEVRNNLSEQSTVHWHGMHLPAAMDGGPHQMVQAGGTWTPHWTVDQPAATLWYHPHPHGATEQHVQRGLAGLFLLDDEVSDGLSLPKNYGVDDLPVIVQDVKFRGNQLDSSHGMFRDVGFLGDRTMVNGTLTPYRNVGDELVRLRLLNASTARVYTFGFADDRRFSLVGTDGGHLERPVALDRVRLSPGERAEIVVRVRPGERTVLRSTKLDAGLNFWTQRFAGGDDSFDILELRAASTLRSSPELPAALAHSSTPDGSDSVRERSFELNLSGINGSPMAMDRIDLTVTRGTAETWVVHNNDGMPHNFHIHDVQFRVLELNGAPPPDALTGPKDTIFLPPNGTAKLAMRFDGPADPNSPYMYHCHLLWHEDQGMMGQFVVVEPGQSGGAPAHHH
- a CDS encoding ABC transporter ATP-binding protein, whose amino-acid sequence is MTDLHSSHAVEVRNLTVRRGGREVLHNISLTIPRGSITGLLGPSGCGKTTLMRSIVGTQIVASGEISALGLPAGSAELRHRIGYVTQAPSIYRDISVRENVAYFAALYGRDRDDIDEAIGAVGLLDHAHQRGDELSGGQETRASLACALVAQPEVLILDEPTVGLDPVLRVDLWKQFHELAANGTTLLVSSHVMDEAEHCDKLLLMREGDLLAELSPDELRTETGEQNLEQAFLTLITMGRAA
- a CDS encoding NAD(P)/FAD-dependent oxidoreductase encodes the protein MTTHRIVVLGAGYTGMLAAVRLARRTRKLDVEITIVNPSARFTERLRMHQVAAGQELADNRIPEILAGSGVEFVQGWATSIDPAAQRVYVDGTGTLHYDELIYALGSSTDTSIVPGAADHGWTLNDPRTAHRFSEHLAVVAADAGTVAVCGGGLTGIEAAAEIAESYPNLRVTLISSTEPGAMMGDKARAYLNSALDRLGVARKVGQAVTKVLPDAVELADGELVSADLTLWTTGVRVSPLAAQSGIETDARGLIVVDPTLRSVSHPNIHAIGDAAAVRQAWGQIHGTCQSGLPTAAYAADSIARQLKSKTVKPFRFGYFHQPVSLGRKDAIIQFTKADDTPGRFYLTGRAAVLYKEGVSSSPVPSFQLSKKMTVSVQLSKGGKATRRTA
- a CDS encoding ABC transporter permease, giving the protein MTTTLVPRHRTPTLRPYVATTGRILRQLRNDHRTVAMILVVPAVLMALLYFIYKDTPPNPLNPVPIFDRVGISMLGILPFIVMFLITAIAMQRERTSGTLERLLTTPLSKLDLLAGYGTAFSVAAAAQAAVACLVSFGLLGLDSAGSPAWVVVIAMIDAVCGVALGLLASAFARTEFQAVQFMPVVVAPQIFLCGLLVPRGQLPGWLEAISNVMPLSYAVDALQQVSTHSDVTGQMLRDLAVVAGFAIVALCLGAATLRRRTA